Proteins from one Mycoplasma sp. Pen4 genomic window:
- a CDS encoding Mbov_0396 family ICE element transmembrane protein, whose translation MFAWLINSIGYAIFSGLWYILVFLPGWILHIIYTTLEFVALKLPIYILFGGYEINFSTGFFIRFFGIALICLFFVVGIVFYRFIQARKDVENQQLFKESIKRGTLSFLMVVGIPILMWLMMIFFVIIYQLVKNSIFNQDTSLSQYIFKVLEPKWTETSEGHKAWIQVQNTFQPLSYNEWFYIDGSGILLIIKLAIAIFAIVVVIFGLFIRVIKAIAYEFVYFLWLPVAITQGTNDAGETLKKWFAKFTESVLSIFIILICLLLYIMLLQTTFEQVPSLIDEILGDNSTALSGEWTTSILSIAIILGMTYGINGMITRLMYFFNLDQFAESSIRLRRNKNKTANNTANTKETKAEANKTISYEKNTLKRNNDLGVRAKTSARNAKNTMSKEKTAEQAINNALKPWFIKIFNKLQEGDKVK comes from the coding sequence GTGTTTGCCTGACTAATTAATTCCATTGGTTATGCGATTTTCTCAGGATTGTGATACATACTTGTATTTCTTCCTGGTTGAATTCTTCATATCATTTACACAACACTAGAATTTGTTGCTTTAAAACTACCAATTTACATTTTATTTGGTGGTTATGAAATAAACTTCTCAACTGGTTTCTTTATAAGGTTCTTTGGTATTGCACTGATATGTCTTTTCTTTGTAGTTGGTATAGTCTTTTATAGATTTATACAAGCAAGAAAAGATGTAGAAAACCAACAATTATTCAAAGAATCAATAAAGCGTGGGACATTATCATTTTTAATGGTAGTTGGAATACCAATATTAATGTGATTAATGATGATCTTTTTTGTAATTATTTATCAGTTAGTTAAAAATTCAATCTTTAACCAAGATACATCTCTATCACAATACATATTTAAAGTATTAGAACCAAAATGAACTGAAACATCAGAAGGACACAAAGCATGAATTCAAGTGCAAAATACATTTCAACCTTTAAGTTATAATGAATGATTTTACATAGATGGTAGTGGTATTTTACTTATCATCAAACTTGCAATTGCAATTTTTGCAATTGTAGTTGTGATCTTTGGACTTTTTATACGTGTTATCAAAGCAATTGCTTATGAATTTGTTTATTTCTTATGATTACCAGTTGCTATAACACAAGGGACTAATGATGCAGGAGAAACATTAAAGAAATGATTTGCTAAATTCACAGAGAGTGTATTAAGTATTTTCATTATATTAATTTGTCTTCTCTTATACATTATGTTGCTTCAAACTACTTTTGAACAAGTACCATCATTGATTGATGAGATTTTAGGTGATAATTCAACAGCACTTTCTGGTGAATGAACTACATCAATTTTATCAATTGCAATCATCTTAGGTATGACTTATGGAATTAATGGTATGATAACCAGATTAATGTATTTCTTTAATCTAGATCAGTTTGCTGAATCATCAATCAGACTAAGACGCAACAAGAACAAAACAGCAAATAACACAGCAAATACAAAAGAAACCAAAGCTGAAGCTAACAAAACAATTAGCTATGAAAAAAACACATTAAAAAGAAATAATGATTTAGGTGTAAGAGCAAAAACAAGTGCTAGAAATGCTAAAAACACTATGAGTAAGGAAAAAACAGCAGAACAAGCAATTAACAATGCTCTTAAACCTTGATTTATTAAGATATTTAACAAGTTGCAAGAAGGAGATAAGGTGAAATAG